From Sphingopyxis sp. USTB-05, the proteins below share one genomic window:
- a CDS encoding PaaI family thioesterase, producing the protein MDFAAAMPLAGTLGVTIHEGSKDRVAGKLPVRAEICTAGGIVHGGAIMAFADCLGAVGAFLTLPEGANGTTTIESKTNFLGAGPVGYVLVGEATPVKIGKRLSVWQTRIRTEDGAEVALVTQTQMVLWPA; encoded by the coding sequence ATGGATTTTGCAGCAGCTATGCCGCTTGCGGGGACGCTCGGGGTCACGATCCACGAAGGCAGCAAAGACAGGGTGGCCGGCAAGCTGCCCGTGCGTGCGGAAATCTGCACGGCAGGCGGGATCGTCCATGGCGGGGCGATCATGGCCTTTGCTGATTGTCTCGGCGCCGTCGGGGCGTTTCTGACGTTGCCTGAAGGGGCGAACGGCACGACGACGATCGAGAGCAAGACCAACTTTCTCGGCGCTGGGCCGGTTGGATATGTGCTCGTCGGCGAAGCGACGCCCGTGAAGATCGGCAAGCGGTTGTCGGTGTGGCAGACGCGAATCCGCACCGAAGACGGCGCCGAGGTCGCGCTGGTGACGCAGACGCAGATGGTGCTTTGGCCAGCCTGA
- the recO gene encoding DNA repair protein RecO, giving the protein MASLTADAIVCAVRAHGEHGAIVRALTHDAGLVAGYVRGGRSTRLRPILIPGNLVALELRARTEEQLAGATAELLESRAPLLAEPLAAAAIDWATSLTASTLPESQPYPALYSALSAVLDAIGAASSARQWAAALARYELLLLAELGFGLNLEECVVTGTSADLAFVSPKSGGAVSVGAAAGYEERLFRLPPFLRGQDASPPMDDVLAGLIITGHFLDRDVLDGRNRDLLTVRERLVSRLGRAVA; this is encoded by the coding sequence TTGGCCAGCCTGACCGCCGATGCCATCGTCTGCGCGGTACGCGCGCATGGCGAGCATGGCGCGATTGTCCGCGCATTGACGCATGACGCGGGGCTGGTCGCCGGCTACGTGCGCGGTGGGCGTTCGACGCGACTGCGGCCGATCCTGATCCCTGGCAATCTCGTCGCACTCGAATTGCGTGCGCGGACCGAAGAGCAGCTTGCCGGCGCGACCGCCGAGCTACTGGAAAGCCGCGCGCCCCTACTAGCGGAGCCGCTGGCGGCGGCGGCGATCGACTGGGCGACAAGCCTGACGGCATCGACGCTGCCCGAAAGTCAGCCTTATCCGGCACTTTATTCGGCCCTTTCGGCCGTACTGGACGCGATCGGTGCGGCCTCTTCGGCGCGGCAATGGGCGGCCGCATTGGCACGCTACGAACTGCTGCTGCTCGCTGAACTCGGCTTTGGCCTGAATCTCGAGGAATGCGTCGTAACGGGAACATCCGCCGATCTGGCGTTCGTCAGCCCCAAGTCCGGAGGGGCGGTGAGCGTGGGCGCGGCGGCGGGTTATGAAGAGCGCCTGTTCCGCCTGCCGCCCTTTCTGCGGGGGCAGGATGCCAGTCCGCCGATGGACGATGTGCTCGCCGGTCTGATTATCACAGGTCACTTTCTCGACCGTGATGTCCTCGACGGACGCAACCGCGACTTGCTCACAGTGAGGGAAAGATTGGTCTCGCGGTTGGGCAGGGCGGTTGCGTGA
- the leuB gene encoding 3-isopropylmalate dehydrogenase has product MAEAEKVIGALALPVTLDRALVGGAAYEATGHPLPPETLAKAKAADAILFGAVGDPRFDNVERHLRPEQAILGLRSELGLFANLRPAKLFAGLEDSSALRPEVAAAIDLLIVRELNGDVYFGEKGMRTTATGEREGYDIMSYSESEVRRIAHVAFRAAQGRQKRLCSVDKANVLETSQLWRDVVIEVAADYPDVTLSHMYVDNAAMQLVRNPGQFDVVVTGNLFGDILSDQASMCVGSIGLLASASLSESTQGLYEPIHGSAPDIAGKGVANPLAMILSLAMLLRHSGGDETSAARIEAAVATVLADGCRGADLGGNMGTTALGDAVVSALNG; this is encoded by the coding sequence ATGGCGGAGGCCGAAAAGGTCATTGGCGCGCTGGCGCTTCCCGTGACGCTAGACCGCGCGCTGGTTGGTGGCGCCGCATATGAAGCCACCGGTCATCCGCTGCCGCCCGAGACGCTGGCGAAGGCGAAGGCCGCCGACGCGATCCTGTTCGGCGCGGTCGGCGATCCGCGGTTCGATAATGTCGAGCGCCATTTGCGCCCTGAGCAGGCTATCCTCGGCTTGCGTAGCGAACTCGGCCTGTTCGCCAATCTGCGTCCCGCCAAGCTGTTTGCCGGGCTGGAGGACAGCTCGGCTCTACGTCCCGAGGTCGCTGCGGCGATCGACCTGTTGATCGTCCGCGAGCTCAACGGCGACGTCTATTTCGGCGAAAAGGGAATGCGCACGACCGCGACGGGCGAGCGTGAAGGCTATGACATCATGTCATATAGCGAGAGCGAAGTACGCCGCATCGCGCATGTCGCATTCCGAGCGGCACAGGGGCGGCAGAAACGTCTATGCTCGGTTGACAAGGCCAATGTCCTCGAAACCTCGCAGTTGTGGCGCGATGTCGTGATCGAAGTCGCTGCTGACTATCCCGACGTGACGCTCAGCCATATGTATGTCGACAATGCCGCGATGCAGCTTGTGCGCAATCCGGGCCAGTTCGACGTGGTCGTTACCGGCAATTTGTTCGGCGACATCCTGTCCGATCAGGCATCGATGTGCGTCGGATCGATCGGGCTGCTCGCTTCGGCGTCGCTGAGCGAAAGCACGCAGGGACTATACGAACCGATCCATGGCAGCGCGCCCGATATCGCGGGTAAAGGCGTTGCCAATCCGCTTGCGATGATCCTGTCGCTCGCGATGCTGCTGCGGCACTCCGGTGGCGACGAGACGAGCGCGGCGCGGATTGAGGCTGCGGTGGCGACGGTGCTCGCCGACGGGTGCCGCGGCGCCGATCTGGGGGGCAATATGGGGACGACGGCATTGGGCGATGCGGTTGTTTCGGCTTTGAACGGATAA
- a CDS encoding PLP-dependent aspartate aminotransferase family protein, with product MKKDTGLDRSKTRNWHPATQAVRGGTWRSEHGETSEALFLSSGYTYDSAEEVAARFAGEEQGMTYSRLQNPTVAMLEERIALMEGAEACRAQATGMAAMTTALLCQLSAGDHIVAAKAAFGSCRWLVDHLCPRFGIETTVVDGRDNDAWEKAIKPNTKVFFFETPANPTMDIVDMKHVCALAKAHGITSVVDNAFATSVLQRPMDFGADVVAYSATKLMDGQGRVLAGAVCGTEKFINDVLLPFQRNTGPNLSPFNAWVVLKGLETLDLRARRQSENSLAVGKAIESRVARMLHPGLASHPQHNLAMSQMEACGPIFSFILDGGREQAMALLNALELVDISNNIGDSRSLCCHPASTTHYGVSAEARADMGVVEGMLRINIGLEDPRDLIADLDQALTRVGL from the coding sequence ATGAAGAAAGATACGGGTCTCGATCGCAGCAAGACGAGGAACTGGCACCCCGCAACGCAGGCCGTGCGTGGTGGCACGTGGCGCAGCGAGCATGGCGAGACGTCGGAAGCGCTCTTCCTCTCGTCGGGCTATACCTATGACAGCGCCGAGGAAGTGGCGGCGCGCTTTGCCGGCGAAGAACAGGGCATGACCTATTCTCGTCTGCAAAACCCGACCGTGGCGATGCTTGAGGAGCGGATCGCGCTTATGGAAGGCGCCGAGGCATGTCGCGCACAGGCAACCGGCATGGCGGCGATGACGACGGCCTTGCTCTGTCAACTGTCGGCGGGCGACCATATCGTCGCCGCCAAGGCGGCTTTCGGCTCGTGCCGCTGGCTCGTCGATCATCTCTGTCCGCGCTTCGGGATCGAGACGACCGTCGTCGATGGTCGCGACAACGACGCCTGGGAAAAGGCGATCAAGCCGAACACGAAGGTGTTCTTCTTCGAAACCCCGGCGAATCCGACGATGGATATCGTCGACATGAAACATGTATGCGCGCTTGCGAAAGCGCACGGCATCACGAGCGTTGTCGACAATGCCTTTGCAACATCGGTGCTCCAGCGCCCGATGGATTTCGGCGCCGATGTGGTCGCCTATTCCGCAACAAAGCTGATGGACGGGCAGGGGCGCGTGCTCGCTGGGGCGGTCTGCGGAACCGAAAAGTTCATCAATGACGTGCTACTGCCGTTTCAGCGCAACACGGGGCCTAACCTGTCGCCGTTCAATGCTTGGGTCGTGCTCAAGGGACTGGAAACGCTAGACCTCCGTGCACGCCGCCAGTCGGAAAATTCGCTGGCGGTCGGCAAGGCGATCGAGAGCCGCGTGGCGCGCATGCTCCATCCGGGGCTCGCGAGCCACCCGCAGCACAATCTGGCGATGAGCCAGATGGAGGCATGCGGACCGATCTTCTCCTTCATCCTCGATGGCGGGCGTGAACAGGCGATGGCGCTGCTCAACGCGCTCGAACTCGTCGATATCTCGAACAATATTGGCGATTCGCGCAGCCTCTGCTGCCATCCCGCATCGACCACTCATTACGGCGTCAGCGCCGAAGCGCGCGCCGATATGGGCGTCGTAGAGGGCATGCTGCGCATCAATATCGGCCTTGAAGATCCACGTGATCTGATCGCGGATCTGGACCAGGCATTGACCAGGGTCGGGCTTTAG
- the apaG gene encoding Co2+/Mg2+ efflux protein ApaG has protein sequence MIDSFFPFAATTGSITVRVAVSYLPEQSHPALGRWFWAYHVRVENHGEDAVQLISRHWRISDGRGQVSEVEGEGVVGEQPLIIPGGAYDYVSGCPLPTPEGSMVGSYAMELGDGSQILVAIPHFPLVAPATAS, from the coding sequence ATGATCGACTCCTTCTTCCCCTTTGCGGCGACCACCGGGTCGATCACCGTGCGCGTTGCGGTCAGCTATCTGCCCGAACAGTCGCACCCGGCGCTCGGTCGCTGGTTCTGGGCCTATCATGTCCGCGTCGAAAATCACGGCGAGGATGCGGTGCAGTTGATCAGCCGTCACTGGCGGATCAGCGACGGGCGCGGCCAGGTCAGCGAAGTCGAAGGCGAGGGGGTTGTCGGTGAACAGCCGCTAATCATTCCCGGCGGCGCCTATGACTATGTATCGGGCTGCCCGCTGCCGACCCCCGAAGGTTCGATGGTTGGGAGTTATGCGATGGAACTCGGTGACGGATCGCAAATCCTCGTCGCGATCCCGCATTTCCCGCTCGTGGCGCCTGCGACCGCGTCATGA
- a CDS encoding LysR family transcriptional regulator, which produces MKRTHLPLNALRVFDAAARHLSFTRAADELAVTPAAVGQQIRALEDMLGVVLFRRTPKGLELTGEADAGLDALRQGFLQFEESVRAMQAGQSSQSLTIAAPRDLTAKWLAPRLARYSQQAPDVRFTLVSADTGIDFTEANLDLAIFWTDGAGEHEGVALADALMVTVAGPGSNSDTRIAWPGCPASDGEPALRLGDAGLAIDAAANGLGQANVPAMLAEADIASGRVRQVGDSVAVKRGYWLVAPTPQWRQAKVKALVAALTAA; this is translated from the coding sequence ATGAAGCGTACCCATCTGCCCCTGAACGCGTTGCGCGTTTTCGATGCCGCTGCCCGGCATTTGAGCTTTACGCGTGCCGCCGACGAACTCGCGGTCACCCCTGCGGCGGTCGGTCAACAGATCCGCGCGCTAGAGGATATGCTGGGCGTCGTGCTGTTCCGCCGTACGCCCAAGGGGCTCGAACTAACCGGAGAAGCCGATGCGGGGCTCGACGCGCTGCGGCAGGGTTTCCTGCAGTTCGAAGAATCGGTGCGCGCGATGCAGGCCGGCCAGTCGTCGCAGTCGCTGACGATCGCCGCACCGCGCGACCTCACCGCCAAATGGCTCGCGCCGCGGCTCGCGCGCTACAGCCAGCAGGCGCCTGATGTGCGCTTTACGCTCGTCTCCGCCGACACTGGGATCGATTTCACTGAGGCAAACCTGGACCTCGCGATCTTCTGGACCGACGGCGCGGGCGAGCATGAAGGCGTCGCGCTCGCCGACGCGCTGATGGTCACCGTCGCAGGGCCCGGCAGCAACAGCGACACGCGCATTGCCTGGCCCGGCTGTCCGGCAAGCGATGGCGAACCGGCACTGCGCCTTGGCGACGCGGGCCTCGCAATCGATGCCGCGGCAAATGGTTTGGGCCAGGCGAATGTGCCAGCGATGCTTGCGGAGGCCGATATCGCCTCGGGGCGTGTCCGGCAGGTTGGCGACAGCGTCGCGGTGAAGCGCGGCTATTGGCTCGTCGCGCCGACCCCGCAATGGCGGCAGGCGAAGGTCAAAGCGCTGGTTGCGGCGTTAACCGCCGCCTGA
- a CDS encoding DUF417 family protein — translation MLKILDKLPPQTFAIGALRWSLLFIFALFGVAKFAAYEAQGVAGIAMHYPLFSWMYPLIGVQGTSNVIGTIELATGVLIALGAWSHRAGLIGGLMGMATFVITLSFSFGVPLWQEGYGFPFMGSTAQFLFKDAVLLAGCLALALHAGHALRARGGA, via the coding sequence ATGCTTAAAATTCTGGACAAACTGCCGCCTCAGACATTTGCGATCGGCGCGCTCCGCTGGTCGCTGCTGTTCATTTTCGCCCTTTTTGGCGTGGCGAAATTTGCGGCCTATGAAGCCCAAGGTGTGGCGGGCATCGCGATGCATTATCCGCTCTTTTCGTGGATGTACCCGCTGATTGGCGTGCAGGGGACCAGCAATGTCATCGGGACGATAGAACTGGCGACCGGCGTGCTGATCGCACTCGGGGCATGGTCGCATCGTGCAGGGCTGATCGGCGGCCTGATGGGCATGGCTACCTTCGTGATTACGCTCAGCTTCAGCTTCGGCGTGCCGCTATGGCAGGAAGGCTACGGCTTTCCCTTCATGGGTTCGACCGCACAATTTCTGTTCAAGGACGCGGTGCTGCTGGCGGGATGTCTGGCGCTGGCGCTGCATGCCGGTCATGCGCTGCGAGCGCGAGGAGGCGCGTGA
- a CDS encoding serine hydrolase: protein MIRFLPIAMTAASISLGTPSPAVAIQPTETTTPTAQAALDKRAAQLVDLFAGRIAYSAYFDPHFQAAVPEAQFDAFSAGLVEQYGEPVAIDRVAPTGERSGTVLLRFERGVATVLLDVGVAADERVTGLRVTGVTVANDSFDKVAAEIAKLPGHAGFLVAELDGTAIRPLAFANADRQFATGSTFKLYILDELAAQVAAGKRRWADVVPLSHFSFSSAGTANWPTNTPVTLQTLANWMISVSDNGATDTLIHLLGREPIEARMKSAGHSDPSRNIPLLTTVEGFALKGNNFNDLRTDFIKGNDAAQRKLIEDNREKLTLANVDGVSFTAGPRYIESLEWFASPNDIARLMIDLRARQSKTLLEAMAINNGVGPVAAADWKYLGYKGGSENGVLSMSLLGQRKSDGGWLVVTASWNNPDANVETAPFVGLVTRLLALAAHDRHAAPAPDIPPAAPRP from the coding sequence ATGATCCGTTTTCTGCCAATAGCGATGACCGCAGCGTCCATCTCGCTGGGCACGCCATCCCCGGCGGTCGCAATACAGCCTACCGAAACGACAACGCCGACCGCTCAGGCCGCGTTGGACAAACGCGCGGCGCAACTGGTCGACCTGTTTGCGGGCAGGATTGCCTATTCGGCCTATTTCGATCCGCACTTCCAAGCGGCGGTCCCCGAAGCACAGTTCGACGCCTTCAGCGCCGGACTCGTGGAGCAATATGGCGAACCGGTCGCGATCGACCGAGTAGCGCCGACGGGCGAGCGTTCGGGAACCGTCCTGTTGCGCTTCGAGCGGGGTGTTGCGACCGTTCTGCTCGATGTTGGCGTCGCGGCCGACGAACGCGTGACCGGACTTCGGGTGACGGGTGTGACGGTCGCGAACGACAGCTTCGACAAAGTGGCGGCCGAGATTGCAAAACTGCCCGGTCATGCTGGTTTTCTCGTCGCCGAACTCGATGGCACCGCCATTCGTCCCCTCGCCTTCGCCAACGCCGACCGGCAATTCGCGACGGGCTCGACCTTCAAACTCTATATTCTCGATGAGCTTGCGGCGCAGGTCGCGGCAGGCAAGCGCCGCTGGGCCGATGTCGTGCCGCTGTCGCATTTCAGCTTTTCTTCCGCGGGCACTGCGAACTGGCCCACGAATACGCCGGTAACGCTGCAAACCCTGGCCAACTGGATGATTTCGGTGAGCGACAATGGCGCGACCGACACGCTGATCCACCTGCTCGGCCGCGAGCCGATCGAGGCGCGGATGAAGAGCGCCGGGCACAGCGACCCGTCACGCAACATCCCATTGCTCACGACGGTCGAGGGGTTCGCGCTCAAGGGAAATAATTTCAATGATTTGCGCACAGATTTTATCAAAGGCAATGACGCGGCGCAGCGCAAGCTGATCGAGGATAATCGCGAAAAGCTGACGCTCGCCAACGTCGACGGGGTCAGTTTCACGGCGGGGCCGCGCTACATCGAAAGCCTCGAATGGTTCGCAAGCCCGAACGACATAGCGCGGCTGATGATCGATTTGCGCGCGCGCCAGTCGAAGACCTTGCTCGAGGCGATGGCGATAAACAATGGCGTCGGCCCCGTCGCCGCAGCCGACTGGAAATATCTCGGCTACAAGGGCGGGTCGGAAAATGGCGTGCTGTCGATGAGCCTGCTCGGGCAACGCAAGAGCGACGGCGGATGGCTCGTCGTGACCGCCAGTTGGAACAATCCCGACGCCAATGTCGAGACTGCGCCGTTCGTCGGACTGGTCACGCGCCTCCTCGCGCTCGCAGCGCATGACCGGCATGCAGCGCCAGCGCCAGACATCCCGCCAGCAGCACCGCGTCCTTGA
- a CDS encoding RNA polymerase sigma factor, with protein sequence MTEAEQDQLFTDAIARFGGAIARMARGYEADAELRRDLEQDIQVALWQSFARFDGRCSLSTWVWRVAHNRATSHVITRRRHSRQRWTHLEDIDLPSDDPTPFERATSEQAMAQILSIIDRLDPPDRQILLLYLEGIAAAEIGEITGVSSDSVATKIYRFKAMLTHRYAQPGDIS encoded by the coding sequence GTGACCGAAGCCGAGCAGGATCAGCTATTTACCGACGCCATCGCGCGCTTCGGCGGCGCGATTGCCCGCATGGCGCGCGGCTATGAAGCCGATGCCGAGCTTCGCCGCGATCTCGAACAGGATATCCAGGTCGCGCTCTGGCAAAGCTTCGCTCGCTTCGACGGTCGTTGCTCGCTGAGCACCTGGGTCTGGCGCGTCGCGCATAACCGCGCGACGTCGCACGTCATCACGCGGCGCCGCCACAGCCGTCAGCGCTGGACTCATCTTGAAGATATCGACTTGCCGTCTGACGACCCGACCCCGTTCGAGCGGGCGACGAGCGAACAGGCAATGGCGCAAATCCTGTCGATCATCGACCGGCTCGATCCGCCCGACCGGCAGATATTGCTGCTCTATCTTGAAGGCATCGCCGCGGCTGAGATCGGCGAAATCACAGGGGTCTCTTCCGATTCCGTCGCGACGAAAATCTATCGGTTCAAGGCGATGTTGACGCACCGCTATGCGCAGCCCGGAGATATATCATGA
- the parE gene encoding DNA topoisomerase IV subunit B, which yields MSHDLFDSNQPATDSYNASQIEVLEGLEPVRRRPGMYIGGTDERALHHLAAEVIDNSMDEAVAGHATRIEVTLDVGNRLTVVDNGRGMPVDPHPKFPGKSALEVIMTMLHSGGKFEGKAYATSGGLHGVGVSVVNALSVETEIEVARSKQLYRQRFSRGTPLGGLEELGPTPNRRGTSVSFIPDPEIFGEHGRFKPQRLYRMARSKAYLFAGVEIRWKCAPELIGDDTPAEAVFQFPGGLADHLKEQIGTRECATAEPFVGRQEFPGEQGRAEWAIAWPLWSDGSYSWYCNTIPTPAGGTHEAGLRAALTKGLRAFGELIGQKKAAQITAEDVFNGGEMMLSVFIRDPQFQSQTKDRLSSPEAARFTENAVRDHFDHFLSDNMDRGRALLGLVLDRMDERLKRKAEREVKRKTATSGRKLRLPGKLTDCANDGPEGTELFIVEGDSAGGSAKQARDRKTQAILPIRGKILNVASASADKIRANQEIADLGLALGCGMRKDCDSDRLRYEKIVIMTDADVDGAHIATLLMTFFFQEMPDIVRNGHVYLAQPPLYRLTAGSVSAYARDDAHRAELEATMFKGKKVEVGRFKGLGEMNPGQLKETTMDPTTRSMLRVTLPQEYEERHQVKDLVDRLMGKHPEHRFQFIQANAASLDGAAIDA from the coding sequence ATGAGTCACGATTTGTTCGACAGCAACCAGCCCGCGACCGACAGCTACAACGCCTCGCAGATCGAGGTGCTCGAAGGGCTCGAACCCGTCCGCCGCCGCCCCGGCATGTATATCGGCGGGACCGACGAGCGCGCGCTGCATCACCTTGCCGCCGAGGTGATCGACAACAGTATGGACGAAGCGGTCGCAGGACATGCGACGCGCATCGAAGTCACCCTCGACGTTGGAAACCGCCTTACCGTCGTCGACAATGGCCGCGGCATGCCCGTCGACCCGCACCCGAAATTTCCTGGTAAATCGGCACTCGAAGTCATCATGACCATGCTCCACTCGGGCGGTAAGTTCGAGGGGAAGGCCTATGCGACGTCGGGCGGCCTCCACGGCGTCGGGGTGAGCGTCGTCAACGCACTGTCGGTCGAGACCGAGATCGAGGTTGCGCGCAGCAAGCAGCTCTATCGCCAACGTTTTTCGCGCGGCACGCCGCTCGGCGGGCTTGAGGAGCTGGGCCCGACGCCGAACCGGCGCGGGACAAGCGTATCCTTCATTCCCGATCCCGAAATCTTCGGCGAGCATGGCCGTTTCAAGCCGCAGCGCCTCTATCGCATGGCGCGCTCGAAGGCATATCTGTTCGCAGGCGTTGAAATCCGCTGGAAATGCGCGCCCGAACTTATAGGCGACGACACGCCCGCCGAGGCGGTGTTCCAGTTTCCAGGCGGCCTTGCCGACCACCTCAAGGAACAGATCGGCACGCGCGAATGCGCCACCGCCGAGCCATTCGTAGGGCGTCAGGAATTTCCGGGCGAACAGGGCCGCGCCGAATGGGCGATCGCCTGGCCTTTGTGGTCCGACGGGTCGTATAGCTGGTATTGCAACACCATTCCGACACCCGCCGGCGGCACGCACGAAGCGGGCCTGCGCGCCGCGCTCACCAAGGGTTTGCGCGCATTCGGCGAGTTGATCGGTCAGAAGAAAGCGGCTCAGATCACCGCCGAGGATGTGTTCAACGGCGGTGAGATGATGCTGTCGGTATTCATCCGCGACCCGCAGTTCCAGAGCCAGACGAAGGACCGGCTTTCGAGCCCCGAGGCCGCGCGCTTCACCGAGAATGCCGTGCGCGATCATTTCGACCATTTCCTGTCGGACAACATGGACCGCGGCCGCGCGTTGCTCGGCCTTGTCCTCGACCGGATGGATGAGCGATTGAAGCGCAAGGCCGAACGCGAGGTCAAGCGCAAGACTGCAACGAGCGGGCGTAAGCTCCGCCTGCCCGGCAAGCTCACCGATTGTGCGAACGATGGCCCCGAAGGCACGGAATTGTTTATCGTCGAAGGCGACAGCGCGGGCGGCAGCGCCAAGCAAGCGCGCGACCGCAAAACGCAGGCGATCCTGCCGATCCGTGGCAAGATACTGAACGTCGCAAGCGCCAGCGCCGACAAGATTCGCGCCAATCAGGAAATCGCCGATCTCGGGCTCGCGCTCGGTTGCGGAATGCGCAAGGATTGCGACTCCGATCGCCTCCGTTACGAAAAGATCGTAATCATGACGGATGCCGACGTCGACGGTGCCCATATCGCGACGCTGCTGATGACCTTCTTTTTCCAGGAAATGCCCGACATCGTGCGAAACGGGCATGTCTATCTCGCGCAGCCGCCGCTCTATCGCCTGACGGCTGGGAGCGTGTCGGCCTATGCCCGCGACGACGCGCACCGTGCCGAACTTGAGGCGACGATGTTCAAGGGCAAGAAGGTCGAGGTCGGGCGCTTCAAGGGCTTGGGCGAAATGAACCCGGGCCAGCTCAAGGAAACCACCATGGACCCGACGACGCGCTCCATGCTCCGCGTCACGCTGCCGCAGGAATATGAAGAGCGGCATCAGGTCAAGGATTTGGTCGACCGGCTGATGGGGAAGCATCCCGAGCATCGCTTCCAGTTCATCCAGGCGAATGCCGCAAGCCTCGACGGGGCCGCAATCGACGCCTGA